A single Pseudomonas sp. HN11 DNA region contains:
- the phaC gene encoding class II poly(R)-hydroxyalkanoic acid synthase: MSNKNNDDLKRQASENTLGLNPIIALRKKDLLASAKMVLTQAIKQPLHSVKHVAHFGVELKNVMFGKSVLVPESDDRRFLDPAWTQNPLYKRYLQTYLAWRKELHDWIGDSNLSEQDISRGHFVINLMTEAMAPTNSAANPAAVKRFFETGGKSLLDGLSHLAKDMVHNGGMPSQVNMGAFEVGKTLGTTEGAVVFRNDVLELIQYKPITEQVHERPLLVVPPQINKFYVFDLSPEKSLARFCLRNNQQTFIVSWRNPTKAQREWGLSTYIEALKEAVDVVTAITGSKDVNMLGACSGGITCTALLGHYAALGEKKVNALTLLVSVLDTTLDTQVALFVDEQTLEAAKRHSYQAGVLEGRDMAKVFAWMRPNDLIWNYWVNNYLLGNEPPVFDILFWNNDTTRLPAAFHGDLIELFKNNPLVRANALEVCGTPIDLKQVTADIYSLAGTNDHITPWQSCYKSAQLFGGKVEFVLSSSGHIQSILNPPGNPKARYQTSDSLTAKPLEWQENATKHTDSWWLHWQAWQAERAGKLKKAPTSLGNKTYAAAEAAPGTYVHER, encoded by the coding sequence ATGAGTAACAAGAACAACGATGACTTGAAACGCCAGGCCTCGGAAAACACCCTGGGGCTCAACCCGATCATCGCGTTACGTAAAAAGGATTTGCTCGCCTCGGCGAAGATGGTGCTGACCCAAGCCATCAAACAACCGTTGCACAGCGTCAAGCACGTCGCGCATTTTGGCGTCGAATTGAAGAACGTGATGTTCGGCAAATCCGTGTTGGTGCCGGAGAGCGACGACCGTCGTTTCCTGGACCCGGCCTGGACCCAGAACCCGCTCTACAAACGCTACCTGCAAACCTACCTGGCGTGGCGCAAGGAACTGCACGACTGGATCGGCGACAGCAACCTGTCGGAACAGGACATCAGCCGTGGCCACTTCGTGATCAACCTGATGACCGAAGCCATGGCGCCCACCAACAGCGCGGCCAACCCGGCGGCGGTCAAACGCTTCTTTGAAACCGGCGGCAAGAGCCTGCTCGATGGCCTGTCCCACCTGGCCAAGGACATGGTGCACAACGGCGGCATGCCGAGCCAGGTCAACATGGGTGCCTTTGAAGTGGGTAAGACCCTGGGCACTACCGAAGGCGCGGTGGTGTTTCGCAATGACGTGCTGGAGTTGATCCAGTACAAGCCGATCACCGAACAGGTGCACGAACGCCCGCTGCTGGTGGTGCCGCCGCAGATCAACAAATTCTATGTATTCGACCTGAGCCCGGAAAAGAGCCTGGCGCGTTTCTGCCTGCGCAATAACCAGCAAACCTTCATCGTCAGCTGGCGCAACCCGACCAAGGCCCAACGCGAGTGGGGCCTGTCGACCTATATCGAAGCGCTCAAGGAAGCGGTCGATGTAGTGACGGCGATTACCGGCAGCAAAGATGTGAATATGCTCGGCGCTTGCTCCGGCGGCATCACCTGTACCGCACTGCTCGGCCATTACGCGGCGCTGGGGGAAAAGAAGGTCAACGCCCTGACTCTGCTGGTGAGTGTGCTCGACACCACCCTGGACACCCAGGTGGCACTGTTCGTCGATGAGCAGACGCTGGAAGCGGCCAAGCGCCATTCCTACCAGGCCGGCGTGCTGGAAGGCCGCGACATGGCCAAGGTGTTCGCCTGGATGCGCCCCAACGACCTGATCTGGAACTACTGGGTCAACAACTACCTGCTGGGTAACGAACCGCCGGTGTTCGATATCCTGTTCTGGAACAACGACACCACGCGTTTGCCAGCGGCCTTCCACGGCGACCTGATCGAGCTGTTCAAGAACAATCCACTGGTGCGGGCCAATGCCCTGGAAGTATGCGGCACGCCCATCGACCTCAAGCAAGTCACTGCCGATATTTATTCACTGGCCGGCACCAATGACCACATCACGCCGTGGCAATCCTGCTACAAGTCGGCACAGCTGTTTGGCGGCAAGGTGGAGTTCGTGCTGTCCAGCAGTGGGCATATCCAAAGCATCCTCAACCCGCCAGGCAACCCCAAGGCGCGTTATCAAACCAGTGACAGCCTGACGGCGAAGCCGCTGGAATGGCAGGAGAATGCCACCAAGCACACCGACTCCTGGTGGCTGCATTGGCAGGCGTGGCAGGCGGAGCGGGCGGGGAAGTTGAAGAAAGCGCCGACAAGTTTGGGTAACAAGACGTACGCGGCGGCG